Proteins encoded by one window of Sinorhizobium arboris LMG 14919:
- a CDS encoding carbohydrate ABC transporter permease has product MTSERRSKTLTAVLMITPFVITYLTVFAYPVYKMFALSFTNAPLVGEGEWVGFDNYLKLLNQKLFFTSVWNTGYFVVLTVIPNTLIGLGLALMVVRLRGWLQSLILVLFFLPYILPVSVVTQIWEWVLDQQFGIAQHIIEFVTGRRISVFRDPLWAMPMVALVTVWWTNGFNLLLFIAGLRNIPADYYEAAMLDGATRWQCFKRITWPLIWPVTALVLTLQLILQLKIFDQVYLMTEGGPFNSTYVLLQLVYREAFRLNHGGLGSAVAVFLFLIIVTVSVLQYQLLRVRGR; this is encoded by the coding sequence ATGACGAGCGAGAGACGGAGCAAGACGCTGACCGCGGTTCTGATGATCACGCCATTCGTGATCACGTATCTGACGGTCTTCGCCTATCCCGTCTACAAGATGTTCGCCTTGAGCTTTACCAACGCGCCGCTGGTCGGCGAAGGCGAGTGGGTCGGCTTCGACAACTATCTGAAGCTGCTCAATCAGAAACTGTTCTTCACATCGGTGTGGAACACCGGTTACTTCGTCGTGCTCACCGTCATACCGAACACGCTGATCGGTCTCGGTCTGGCGCTGATGGTCGTGCGCCTCAGGGGCTGGTTGCAGAGTCTCATCCTGGTGCTGTTCTTCCTGCCCTATATCCTGCCGGTCTCGGTGGTCACGCAGATCTGGGAGTGGGTGCTCGACCAGCAATTCGGCATTGCGCAACATATCATCGAATTCGTCACCGGCAGGCGCATCAGTGTCTTCCGCGACCCGCTATGGGCAATGCCCATGGTGGCCCTCGTCACCGTCTGGTGGACCAACGGCTTCAATCTTCTTCTTTTCATTGCGGGTTTGCGCAACATCCCGGCCGACTATTACGAGGCGGCAATGCTCGACGGCGCCACGCGCTGGCAGTGCTTCAAGCGCATTACATGGCCTTTGATATGGCCGGTCACAGCGCTCGTCCTGACGCTGCAACTCATCCTCCAGCTCAAGATTTTCGATCAGGTCTACCTGATGACGGAGGGCGGCCCCTTCAACTCGACCTACGTCCTGCTTCAGCTCGTTTATCGTGAGGCCTTCCGCCTCAACCACGGCGGGCTCGGCTCGGCCGTGGCGGTCTTCCTGTTCCTGATCATCGTGACCGTATCGGTGCTTCAGTACCAGCTTCTGCGCGTGAGGGGGCGCTGA
- a CDS encoding carbohydrate ABC transporter permease, with amino-acid sequence MQRKSIGNILLLLLTLCVACMWAFPLYWAAVTSMKPEHEVISKTTFIPDVFNFSAYYFALFETNLATWYVNSLVTSITVTVVVILISVMCAYALSQIVFPGRRLLYGIILASFMVPSQALVVSQFVLMYRFGLINSWGGIILPQLIVPVVVIVYKQFFDSVPKELREAAKLDGCGDFQILFRLYLPLNWGITTALAIITYIMAWNAFLWPFLVTNSEDMMTVTVGITQVDDAFGVKYARDMAVAILAAMPVALAYLLFQKRVTQALMLSSGIKG; translated from the coding sequence ATGCAACGGAAATCCATCGGCAACATCCTTCTTCTGCTTCTTACCCTGTGCGTCGCGTGCATGTGGGCCTTTCCCCTCTACTGGGCGGCCGTGACGTCGATGAAGCCGGAACATGAGGTCATCAGCAAGACGACCTTCATTCCGGACGTCTTCAACTTCTCGGCCTATTATTTCGCCCTGTTCGAGACCAACCTGGCAACCTGGTACGTGAACTCGCTCGTCACCTCGATCACGGTCACCGTGGTCGTGATCCTGATCAGCGTCATGTGCGCCTATGCGCTGTCGCAGATCGTCTTTCCGGGCCGTCGGCTCCTTTATGGGATCATTCTCGCGAGTTTCATGGTTCCCTCCCAGGCCCTAGTCGTCTCTCAGTTCGTGCTGATGTACCGTTTCGGCCTGATCAACAGCTGGGGGGGAATCATCCTGCCGCAACTCATCGTCCCGGTCGTCGTGATCGTCTATAAGCAGTTCTTCGATTCCGTTCCGAAGGAGCTGCGCGAGGCGGCGAAGCTCGACGGCTGCGGCGACTTCCAAATCCTGTTCCGGCTATACCTTCCGCTCAATTGGGGGATTACGACGGCGCTGGCGATCATCACCTACATCATGGCCTGGAACGCCTTTCTCTGGCCGTTCCTCGTGACGAATTCGGAGGACATGATGACGGTGACGGTCGGTATCACGCAGGTCGACGATGCGTTCGGCGTGAAATATGCGCGCGACATGGCGGTCGCCATTCTCGCGGCAATGCCGGTCGCGCTCGCCTATCTGCTCTTCCAGAAGAGGGTGACGCAGGCGCTGATGCTTTCATCCGGGATCAAGGGGTAA
- a CDS encoding ArsR/SmtB family transcription factor has product METKLLTVDPIKDADVVQALGSATRIEILNLLRLRGPLNVNEIASHMGLPQSTTATNLKSLERAGLIQTHTMKATKGNQKICSSIYGEILIRFDDRTNLSDDVVTVSMPIGLFTEFEVEAPCGLCSVNNVIGMLDVQEVFLDPQRMQAALLWFTRGYVEYKFPNNAKVTGRPVRKIEFSAELSSETPATNANWPSDISIWINGIKAGYWTSPGDYGDRRGMYSPAWWKLSGSQYGKLKTWTIDDRGTWIDGAMVSTQTINSLGIPDHHSIRFRIGIDEKAENPGGLNIFGKGFGDFDQDIVMTIYF; this is encoded by the coding sequence ATGGAGACGAAGCTTCTTACAGTAGACCCGATCAAGGATGCCGACGTCGTGCAGGCATTGGGCTCGGCCACGCGCATCGAGATCCTCAACCTTCTGCGTCTGAGGGGGCCTCTGAACGTCAACGAGATCGCGTCCCATATGGGCCTGCCGCAATCGACGACCGCAACCAACCTCAAGTCGCTCGAGAGGGCCGGCCTCATCCAGACGCACACGATGAAGGCGACCAAAGGCAACCAGAAGATCTGTTCCAGTATTTACGGCGAGATCCTCATCCGTTTCGATGACCGCACCAATCTTTCAGACGACGTGGTCACCGTCAGCATGCCGATCGGCCTTTTCACCGAATTCGAGGTGGAGGCGCCCTGCGGGCTCTGCTCGGTGAACAATGTCATAGGCATGCTCGACGTCCAGGAAGTTTTTCTCGATCCGCAGCGCATGCAGGCCGCACTCCTCTGGTTCACGCGCGGCTATGTCGAATACAAGTTTCCGAACAATGCCAAGGTCACGGGGAGGCCGGTCCGCAAGATCGAGTTCTCCGCCGAACTGAGCTCCGAGACGCCGGCTACCAACGCCAACTGGCCATCCGACATCTCCATCTGGATCAACGGCATCAAGGCCGGCTACTGGACCTCGCCCGGCGATTACGGCGACCGTCGTGGCATGTATTCGCCCGCCTGGTGGAAACTCAGCGGGTCGCAATACGGCAAGCTCAAAACCTGGACCATCGACGACCGTGGCACCTGGATCGACGGCGCGATGGTGTCGACGCAGACGATTAATTCCCTCGGCATTCCGGATCACCATTCGATCCGTTTTCGCATCGGCATCGACGAGAAGGCGGAGAACCCCGGCGGGCTCAATATCTTCGGCAAGGGTTTCGGCGATTTCGACCAGGACATCGTCATGACGATCTACTTCTAG
- the ampC gene encoding class C beta-lactamase, translating into MKKTSATTTAMIAAAMLCCGAGAHATDRFDDEQLARVVDETIRPLMKENGVPGIAVAITVHGKRYIFNYGLASKADGQKVTNDTMFEIGSISKTFTATLASYAEARGELGLSDPASKYLPALAGTPFDEISLLDLGTYTAGGLPLQFPVSVTNQESVIDYYKGWRPTYAAGTHRLYSNPSIGLFGHLAAKSMGQPFADLMEGTIFPAFGLTSSFITVPQDRLGDYAYGYSKAGKPVRVTPGVLDSEAYGVKTTAADLIRFVEANMDGTRLDETLRRAIAGTHTGYFKVGVMTQGLGWEMYPYPARLDDLLAGNSSQMALKPHKVTKLVPPSPPQKSVWVNKTGSTNGFGAYAAFVPASRIGIVMLANKNYPIPARVKAAHRILTTLVSTPVSAGAR; encoded by the coding sequence ATGAAAAAGACTTCCGCCACGACAACCGCAATGATTGCTGCTGCCATGCTCTGCTGCGGGGCCGGCGCGCATGCCACCGACCGATTCGATGATGAACAGCTTGCACGCGTAGTGGACGAGACGATCCGGCCCTTGATGAAGGAGAACGGCGTTCCGGGAATTGCAGTCGCGATCACCGTTCATGGAAAGCGGTACATCTTCAATTATGGTTTGGCGTCGAAGGCGGACGGGCAGAAGGTCACCAACGATACGATGTTCGAGATCGGCTCGATCAGCAAGACCTTCACCGCGACGCTCGCATCCTATGCCGAAGCGCGTGGGGAGCTGGGCCTGTCCGATCCAGCCAGCAAGTATCTACCCGCGCTCGCCGGAACGCCTTTCGACGAAATCAGCCTTCTCGATCTGGGGACCTATACCGCTGGCGGATTGCCTTTGCAGTTTCCCGTTTCCGTCACCAATCAGGAGAGCGTGATCGACTACTACAAAGGCTGGCGCCCGACTTACGCCGCCGGCACGCACAGGCTCTACTCGAACCCGAGCATCGGCCTCTTCGGCCATCTCGCGGCCAAGAGCATGGGCCAGCCTTTCGCCGACCTGATGGAAGGGACGATATTCCCCGCATTCGGCCTGACGAGCAGTTTCATAACGGTTCCGCAGGACCGGCTGGGCGACTATGCTTATGGCTATTCGAAAGCCGGCAAGCCGGTCCGGGTGACGCCGGGCGTTCTCGACTCGGAGGCCTATGGTGTGAAGACCACCGCCGCCGATTTGATCCGCTTTGTCGAGGCGAACATGGATGGCACGCGCCTGGACGAGACTTTGCGGCGCGCCATCGCCGGAACCCACACCGGATATTTCAAGGTCGGCGTCATGACGCAGGGGCTCGGCTGGGAGATGTATCCCTATCCGGCGAGGCTCGACGATCTGCTTGCCGGCAATTCCAGCCAGATGGCCCTCAAGCCGCACAAGGTCACGAAGCTCGTTCCACCGTCGCCGCCGCAGAAAAGCGTGTGGGTCAACAAGACCGGCTCGACCAACGGCTTCGGCGCCTATGCAGCCTTCGTCCCGGCGTCGCGCATCGGCATCGTGATGCTGGCGAACAAGAACTACCCGATCCCTGCTCGCGTGAAGGCCGCGCACCGTATCCTGACGACGCTGGTGAGCACGCCCGTATCGGCGGGCGCACGCTAG
- a CDS encoding LacI family DNA-binding transcriptional regulator, with protein sequence MKGIRRLAQHLDISIGTVSRALNGRPDVNEETRRRVLEAAERLGYVPNQSGRSLRQGTTNIIGFMMQTGTEITGQGDTFFMSVFDGVQAVFARHRLDLVALLCSSEEDPTDYLRRVVARGFADGLILSATRRHDPRIEFLAERNIPFVTLGRSLTDAGRPWLDLDFEGMAQTAVDRLVARGHRRIAVTRPHDDANLGYVFVDRCRQALAAHGLALEEELIFRSTPNETGGYQIARELLALKDRPTAALLVNETIAVGFYQGLSEAGVRPGRDIAVIGRYSPHAHFLSPPLTCFRLSLRDLGIALAETLLSTMPAFKDHYPQALTNAVWPMELVEGESDGLLVNGDESRG encoded by the coding sequence ATGAAGGGAATTCGGCGCCTGGCGCAACATCTCGATATTTCGATCGGAACGGTCTCGCGTGCACTGAACGGCCGTCCCGATGTCAATGAGGAGACACGCAGGCGCGTCCTCGAAGCCGCTGAGAGGCTTGGTTATGTGCCCAACCAGTCGGGCCGAAGCCTGAGACAGGGCACCACCAACATCATCGGCTTCATGATGCAGACCGGAACGGAGATCACCGGGCAGGGAGACACGTTCTTCATGAGCGTCTTCGACGGCGTGCAGGCGGTTTTCGCCAGACACAGGCTCGACCTCGTAGCCCTGCTCTGCTCGTCGGAGGAGGATCCGACCGATTACCTGCGCCGTGTCGTCGCGCGGGGTTTTGCCGACGGCCTGATCCTTTCGGCAACCCGGCGGCACGATCCGCGCATAGAGTTTCTGGCCGAACGCAACATTCCCTTCGTCACCCTCGGCCGAAGCCTGACGGATGCCGGCCGCCCCTGGCTTGACCTCGATTTCGAGGGAATGGCGCAAACCGCGGTCGACCGCCTTGTCGCGCGCGGACATCGCCGGATCGCGGTCACCCGCCCGCACGACGATGCCAACCTCGGTTACGTCTTCGTCGACCGCTGCCGCCAAGCGCTTGCCGCGCACGGTCTTGCCTTGGAGGAGGAGTTGATTTTCCGGTCGACTCCGAACGAGACCGGCGGCTATCAGATCGCGCGCGAGCTCCTGGCCCTCAAGGATCGGCCGACGGCAGCCCTGCTCGTCAATGAGACGATTGCCGTCGGTTTCTACCAAGGCCTCTCCGAAGCGGGCGTCAGGCCGGGTCGGGACATTGCGGTGATCGGGCGCTATAGCCCGCATGCGCATTTTCTTTCGCCGCCGCTCACCTGCTTCCGCCTGTCACTGCGCGACCTCGGCATTGCGCTTGCGGAGACGCTCCTTTCGACGATGCCGGCCTTCAAGGACCATTACCCGCAGGCGCTGACAAACGCGGTCTGGCCGATGGAACTCGTCGAAGGGGAAAGCGACGGGCTTCTCGTCAATGGCGACGAAAGTCGCGGCTGA
- a CDS encoding Gfo/Idh/MocA family protein: MVILRAVLCGCGAMAKGWLKAIAADPELQSTIRIVGLVDVNPEFARALAAEFDIADAAIGADLDAVLIETAPDILFDIVVPAARRDVVATALRHGCHVLSEKPMAASLEAGRELIELASSTGKLHAVVQNRRFISGIRRIRRFIESGAIGDLTAIHCDFFIGAHFGGFREEMEHVLLLDMAIHTFDAARFIADKTPLAVYCHEENPQGSWYAHGAAATAIFELSDDVTFTYRGSWCAEGANTSWESEWRIIGTKGTLLWDGAEALSAKRVAGSEGFFRPLAPIDVPEPADPRETHGHASVIADFVTAVRSGKRPETAGDDNINSLAMVFAAIESARTRQRVTI; the protein is encoded by the coding sequence ATAGTGATTTTGCGCGCAGTTCTGTGCGGGTGCGGAGCTATGGCCAAAGGCTGGCTCAAGGCGATCGCCGCGGACCCCGAGCTCCAGTCGACAATACGGATCGTCGGGCTCGTCGACGTGAATCCCGAGTTCGCTCGTGCGCTCGCGGCGGAGTTCGATATCGCAGACGCGGCTATCGGTGCGGATCTCGATGCGGTATTGATCGAAACGGCACCGGACATTCTCTTCGACATCGTCGTTCCCGCCGCCCGTCGTGACGTGGTCGCGACTGCGCTCAGGCACGGCTGTCACGTGCTGAGTGAAAAGCCCATGGCCGCCTCGCTGGAGGCCGGCCGCGAGTTGATCGAACTCGCCAGCAGCACGGGCAAGCTTCACGCGGTCGTTCAGAACCGCCGCTTCATCTCGGGCATCCGCCGCATCCGCCGCTTCATCGAAAGCGGCGCAATCGGCGACCTGACTGCCATCCATTGCGACTTTTTCATCGGCGCGCATTTCGGTGGTTTTCGCGAAGAGATGGAGCATGTTCTGCTCCTCGACATGGCGATCCACACCTTCGATGCCGCCCGGTTCATTGCCGACAAGACCCCGCTTGCCGTTTACTGCCATGAGGAAAATCCGCAGGGCTCCTGGTACGCGCACGGCGCAGCCGCCACGGCGATATTCGAGCTTTCCGACGATGTGACCTTCACCTATCGCGGATCCTGGTGTGCAGAGGGCGCCAATACGAGCTGGGAAAGCGAATGGCGCATCATCGGCACCAAAGGCACGCTGCTCTGGGATGGCGCCGAGGCGCTGAGCGCGAAGCGGGTCGCCGGCAGCGAAGGCTTCTTCCGTCCGCTCGCGCCGATCGACGTTCCCGAGCCTGCGGATCCGCGTGAAACGCACGGACATGCCAGCGTCATCGCCGATTTCGTCACGGCGGTCCGCTCCGGCAAGAGGCCGGAGACGGCGGGCGACGACAATATCAACAGCCTTGCCATGGTGTTTGCGGCGATCGAAAGCGCCCGCACCCGGCAGCGCGTGACAATCTGA
- a CDS encoding sugar phosphate isomerase/epimerase family protein, with amino-acid sequence MSNPAKSIRVGTMVSATKGEAAKRIGEIADLGFESFEPFFWQTTNGQDLAELGKRCREAIGDRDITISTLGMFGNPLEETDIDLQSLQGWKDCIDNAHHFGATCVAGFTGRIRNRPLTDSLPRYRKIWRELAQRAADKGVRIAFENCAMDGNWATGDWNIAHNPDAWELIFNETPDDNIGLEWEPCHQMVYLIDPLPQIRKWAHKIFHVHGKDATIRWDVIREHGIFGKEKFVFMRTPGFGDSNWTDIISELRLAGWSGSIDIEGWHDPVYRDALEMTGQVHALNYLKGCRGGDFVADPA; translated from the coding sequence ATGAGCAATCCAGCCAAATCCATCCGCGTCGGCACAATGGTCAGCGCCACAAAAGGCGAAGCCGCGAAGCGTATCGGCGAGATCGCCGATCTGGGCTTCGAAAGCTTCGAACCGTTCTTCTGGCAGACCACCAACGGCCAGGATCTTGCCGAGCTCGGCAAGCGCTGCCGCGAGGCGATCGGTGACCGTGACATCACGATCTCGACTCTCGGCATGTTCGGTAATCCGTTGGAGGAGACCGACATCGACCTCCAGAGCTTGCAGGGCTGGAAGGACTGCATCGACAACGCCCATCATTTCGGCGCGACATGCGTCGCCGGCTTTACCGGACGCATCCGCAACCGGCCGCTGACCGATAGCCTGCCGCGCTACCGCAAGATCTGGCGTGAGCTCGCCCAGCGCGCCGCCGACAAGGGCGTGAGGATCGCCTTCGAGAATTGCGCCATGGACGGAAACTGGGCGACGGGCGACTGGAATATCGCTCACAATCCGGACGCCTGGGAACTGATCTTCAACGAGACGCCCGACGATAACATCGGTCTGGAATGGGAGCCCTGCCACCAGATGGTCTATCTGATCGACCCGCTGCCGCAGATCCGCAAATGGGCGCACAAGATCTTCCATGTGCACGGCAAGGACGCGACGATCCGCTGGGACGTCATCCGCGAGCACGGCATCTTCGGCAAGGAAAAGTTCGTCTTCATGCGCACGCCCGGGTTCGGTGACAGCAACTGGACCGACATCATCTCAGAATTGCGGCTCGCCGGCTGGTCGGGTTCGATCGATATCGAAGGGTGGCATGACCCGGTTTATCGCGATGCGCTGGAAATGACGGGCCAGGTGCACGCGCTGAATTACCTGAAAGGTTGCCGCGGCGGCGACTTCGTCGCCGATCCGGCCTGA
- a CDS encoding ABC transporter substrate-binding protein: MGIRKYVMLGALALASVSLPALSASAEDVTINVWSLDRDIQPAPNLIKDFNKLNTGIKVEYRQIQFDDVVSEAMRAYSTGQAPDIIAVDNPEHALFASRGVFLDLSEMIAKSSVVKPENYFKGPLASVSWDGKYYGVPKATNTIALYYNKDMFKAKGLDPDKPPQTWDELVEAARKLTDPAQNVYGITFSAKANEEGTFQFLPWAQMAGGGYDNINAEGAVKALDVWKTIIDEKLASPDTLTRSQWDATGTFNSGNAAMAISGPWEIDRMLQEAKFDWGVALLPVPELGAERSSAMGDFNWAVFANTEHPEEAFKVLEYFVSQDDRMFKDFGQLPPRSDIAIPATGEPKKDAALQVFVEQLKYAKPRGPHPAWPKISKAIQDAIQAALTGQMSSKEALDQAAEKIKAVLG; encoded by the coding sequence ATGGGTATCCGCAAATATGTAATGCTGGGCGCACTCGCCCTTGCCAGTGTTTCCTTGCCGGCCCTTTCGGCAAGCGCCGAGGATGTCACGATCAATGTCTGGTCGCTCGACCGGGACATTCAGCCGGCACCAAACTTGATAAAAGATTTTAACAAGCTGAACACTGGTATTAAAGTAGAATATCGGCAAATTCAGTTCGACGACGTGGTCAGCGAAGCGATGCGCGCCTATTCGACGGGACAGGCGCCGGATATCATTGCGGTCGACAATCCCGAGCACGCACTCTTTGCGTCCCGGGGTGTATTTCTCGACTTGAGCGAGATGATCGCAAAGTCCTCGGTCGTCAAGCCGGAAAACTACTTCAAGGGTCCTCTCGCCTCGGTGTCCTGGGACGGCAAATATTACGGTGTCCCGAAGGCGACCAACACGATCGCCCTTTACTACAACAAGGACATGTTCAAGGCGAAGGGCCTGGACCCGGACAAGCCTCCGCAAACCTGGGACGAACTCGTCGAGGCGGCGCGCAAGCTGACCGACCCGGCCCAGAACGTCTATGGCATCACCTTTTCGGCCAAAGCCAACGAGGAGGGGACATTCCAGTTTCTTCCCTGGGCGCAGATGGCGGGCGGCGGTTATGACAACATCAACGCCGAAGGCGCGGTCAAGGCGCTCGACGTCTGGAAAACGATCATCGACGAGAAGCTGGCCTCCCCGGACACGCTGACGCGCAGCCAATGGGACGCCACCGGGACCTTCAATTCCGGCAACGCCGCCATGGCGATCTCCGGCCCCTGGGAAATCGACCGTATGCTCCAGGAAGCGAAGTTCGATTGGGGCGTAGCGCTGCTGCCCGTCCCGGAACTCGGCGCTGAACGCTCTTCGGCCATGGGCGATTTCAATTGGGCGGTCTTCGCGAATACAGAGCATCCGGAAGAGGCTTTCAAGGTTCTCGAATATTTCGTCTCTCAGGATGACCGGATGTTCAAGGATTTCGGGCAGCTGCCGCCGCGCTCCGACATTGCCATTCCGGCGACCGGAGAGCCGAAAAAGGATGCGGCCCTCCAGGTCTTCGTGGAGCAGCTGAAATATGCGAAGCCCCGCGGGCCCCACCCGGCATGGCCCAAAATCTCCAAGGCGATACAGGACGCCATCCAGGCGGCGCTTACGGGGCAGATGAGCTCCAAGGAAGCGCTCGACCAGGCTGCCGAGAAGATCAAGGCGGTTCTCGGCTGA
- a CDS encoding carbohydrate ABC transporter permease → MKRILSSITDGRGFDIGLVSLPLAFLFVLSGLPLVYNVVMSFQEVDMFSLGSFWRPFVGLKNYIDLFSQPETWPILLNTAIFVTASIAGQFLIGFGLALFFWVNFPGASWLRGLFLVSWVMPGLVVGAIWNWILSGDFGVLNFLLRETGVISGNIFWRSDPDYSLWAVIIANVWLGTSFNMILLSVGLSGIPKDLYEAAELDGANALQRFWTITLPMMRSTIGAIVALGLIFTLQQFDLFAAITSGGPNNTSNVTQYWAWDLSFRQYDFAKGATISVIMIVFVMFASVVYVRSTRHEVRG, encoded by the coding sequence ATGAAGAGAATTCTATCGAGCATAACGGACGGCAGGGGCTTCGATATCGGCCTTGTGAGCTTGCCGCTCGCATTCCTGTTCGTCCTTTCCGGTCTGCCGCTCGTCTACAACGTCGTTATGAGCTTCCAGGAAGTCGACATGTTCAGCCTCGGCAGCTTTTGGCGGCCGTTCGTGGGCTTGAAGAATTACATCGATCTTTTCTCCCAGCCAGAAACCTGGCCCATCCTTCTCAATACCGCGATATTCGTGACCGCCTCGATTGCCGGACAGTTCCTCATAGGCTTCGGCCTGGCACTGTTCTTCTGGGTCAATTTTCCGGGGGCGTCATGGTTGAGGGGGCTCTTCCTTGTCTCCTGGGTCATGCCTGGACTGGTGGTCGGCGCCATCTGGAACTGGATTCTTTCCGGCGACTTCGGGGTGCTTAATTTCCTGTTGCGGGAAACAGGCGTGATTTCCGGCAACATCTTCTGGCGTTCCGACCCGGACTATTCGCTCTGGGCGGTCATCATTGCTAATGTCTGGCTCGGCACGTCTTTCAACATGATCCTGCTTTCGGTCGGCCTGTCGGGTATTCCCAAGGACCTGTACGAAGCGGCCGAACTCGACGGTGCTAATGCGCTCCAGCGCTTCTGGACGATCACTCTGCCGATGATGCGTTCGACGATCGGCGCCATCGTCGCTCTGGGGCTCATCTTCACCCTGCAGCAGTTCGACCTCTTCGCCGCCATCACGTCCGGAGGACCGAACAATACATCCAATGTCACGCAATACTGGGCCTGGGACCTTTCCTTCCGCCAGTACGATTTCGCCAAAGGCGCGACGATCTCGGTGATCATGATCGTCTTCGTGATGTTCGCCTCCGTCGTCTACGTCCGCTCAACGCGCCACGAGGTCAGAGGATGA
- a CDS encoding carbohydrate ABC transporter permease, producing MSDTFRNRLMLAVALVLAAIYLFPLYWMYITALKTGSAMFATPPKFWPSEPQWSIYAFVWESRNMGRYLWNSLVIAFGSVALIAVLGVGCAYVLARYRNVWVDIGLFLILMLQVLPASLMVTPIFVGFSQVGLLDTPRLAVILAIAAKSMPFFVVLVRATFMSVPMELEEAALVDGNSRIGAFFNIVLPLARNGILVSAILIFMQAFGEFVYSKSMIQAVELQPASVGLNTFMGPNTNEWNNIMAYATIYVTPILAAFILLQRRIVSGLTSGALK from the coding sequence ATGAGTGACACTTTCCGCAACCGGTTGATGCTGGCTGTCGCGCTGGTGCTCGCCGCCATCTACCTCTTCCCGCTCTACTGGATGTACATCACCGCCCTGAAGACCGGTTCGGCGATGTTCGCGACCCCGCCGAAATTCTGGCCGAGCGAGCCGCAATGGAGCATTTACGCCTTTGTCTGGGAGAGCCGGAACATGGGGCGGTATCTCTGGAATTCGCTGGTCATCGCTTTCGGCTCGGTGGCGCTGATCGCCGTACTCGGCGTCGGTTGCGCCTATGTGCTCGCGCGCTATCGCAACGTGTGGGTGGATATCGGCCTGTTTCTCATCCTCATGCTGCAGGTGCTGCCCGCCTCCCTGATGGTGACGCCGATTTTCGTGGGCTTCTCCCAAGTGGGCCTCCTCGACACGCCGCGCCTTGCGGTGATCCTGGCGATCGCTGCCAAAAGCATGCCCTTCTTCGTGGTCCTCGTCCGCGCCACCTTCATGAGCGTGCCGATGGAGCTCGAAGAGGCAGCCCTCGTCGACGGCAATTCGCGCATCGGCGCCTTCTTCAACATCGTGCTGCCGCTCGCACGTAACGGCATTCTCGTCAGCGCGATCCTGATCTTCATGCAGGCCTTCGGTGAATTCGTCTATTCCAAGTCGATGATCCAGGCCGTCGAGTTGCAGCCCGCAAGCGTCGGCCTGAATACCTTCATGGGACCGAACACCAATGAATGGAACAATATCATGGCCTATGCCACGATTTATGTGACGCCCATCCTTGCCGCATTCATCCTCTTGCAGCGCCGCATCGTGTCCGGCCTCACTTCAGGAGCCCTCAAATGA